One Lycium barbarum isolate Lr01 chromosome 5, ASM1917538v2, whole genome shotgun sequence genomic window carries:
- the LOC132639958 gene encoding uncharacterized protein LOC132639958 yields MADATKLHPATTVTNIKSCIPIVLDYEGSQYNNWATLFKLHCRANLVIDHILHPASPTVPPPATAAEKLATKALWERIDDIVRQWIYGTISNDLLNTIIHQEDTAAEAWNRLVHLFRDNKSARALALDAKFTNTKLVNFLNVKAYCTRLKVLADNLANVGHKVSDERLVLRLLRGLSEEYKTFRTMMQHRTPLPSFDVVRSMLELEEDSHGEEAIHDSGSNAALVSQNINPHNFSGNGQPNNSENTFNNRGNSHDRGKRNNRGRNGGNRNNNRGGPGNE; encoded by the coding sequence ATGGCTGACGCGACCAAGTTGCATCCTGCGACTACAGTCACcaatatcaaatcatgcattcctaTTGTTCTTGACTATGAAGGAAGCCAATACAATAACTGGGCTACCCTCTTCAAGCTCCATTGCCGAGCAAACTTGGTGATCGACCACATACTACATCCAGCCTCCCCCACCGTCCCACCCCCGGCAACCGCAGCCGAGAAACTTGCTACTAAAGCTCTATGGGAACGGATAGATGACATTGTTCGGCAATGGATATATGGTACGATATCGAATGATCTTCTCAACACGATCATTCATCAAGAGGACACCGCAGCCGAGGCTTGGAATCGCCTTGTTCATCTCTTTCGGGACAACAAATCGGCTAGGGCTCTTGCTCTTGATGCAAAATTCACCAACACCAAATTGGTGAATTTTTTGAATGTGAAGGCATACTGCACCAGGCTGAAAGTTCTTGCTGACAATCTCGCCAATGTCGGACACAAAGTTTCCGACGAACGACTTGTGCTTCGTCTTCTGCGAGGGTTATCGGAAGAATATAAAACCTTTCGAACGATGATGCAGCACCGTACTCCTCTCCCATCTTTTGACGTTGTCCGGTCGATGCTCGAACTTGAGGAAGACAGCCATGGCGAGGAAGCCATTCACGACTCCGGGTCGAATGCTGCTCTCGTTTCCCAAAATATTAATCCTCATAATTTCTCTGGTAATGGGCAGCCCAACAATTCTGAAAATACCTTCAACAATCGAGGAAATTCTCACGACCGTGGAAAGAGGAACAACCGCGGTCGCAACGGCGGCAACCGCAACAACAACCGCGGTGGCCCCGGAAATGAGTAA